Genomic DNA from Segatella copri:
TGAAATGGCAAAGAAGGTATTTGCCCGTTTCGATCCTACCATGAAGGTAGAAGTGTTGCTTCAGGATGGAACCCATGTTAAGAAGGGTGACATTGCAATGATTGTAGAGGGTAAGACCCGTTCTTTGCTCCAGACAGAGCGTTTGATGCTCAATATCATGCAGCGTATGAGTGGCATTGCTACCATGACTGCTAAGTATGTAAAGCGTCTTGAGGGTACAAAGACTCATATCCTTGACACCCGTAAGACTACTCCAGGTCTCCGTATGTTGGAGAAGCAGGCTGTGAAGATTGGTGGTGGTATGAACCATCGCATTGGTCTTTTTGATATGATTCTCTTGAAAGATAACCATATCGATTTTGCTGGTGGTATCGATAACGCAATCGACCGTTGCCATGCTTATCTGAAGGAGAAGGGCCTCGACCTAAAGATTGAAATCGAGGTTCGCAGTTTCGATGAACTTGACCAGGTATTGAAGCATGGTGGTGTAAATCGTATCATGCTCGATAACTTCTCTGTGCCTGATACTAAGAAGGCAGTAGACATCATCGCAGGTAAGTATGAGACTGAGTCTTCTGGCGGTATCACTTACGATACCATCCGCGATTATGCAGAGCAGGGAGTTGATTTCATCTCAGTTGGTGCCTTGACACATAGTGTGAAGGGCTTGGATATGAGTTTCAAGGCTTGCGAATAAGTGAAGAATGAAGAGGGAAGAGTGAAGAATTCAAATGCTCTTCTCTTTTTGTATATATAAATTAAGGTATATTTTATGAATAAGATTTTTGCTTCTGCCTTGATGGCTGTGGCTATGTTGGGCAGTGTCTCTGAGGCTGAGGCATGTACCAACTTTATAGTAGGGAAAAAAGCATCGGTTGATGGATCTGTGATGTGTTCATATAGTGCTGATGACTATGGTATGTTCCAAAATCTCTGTCATTTTCCTGCCGGTAAGCATGCTAAGGGCGAGATGCGTAAGATTTACGATTGGGATACCAATAAATATCATGGTGAGATTCCGGAGGCTGCCGAGACTTATAATGTGATTGGCAATATCAATGAATGGCAGGTCACCATCGGTGAAACTACTTATGGTGGACGTGAGGAGATGGCTGATTCTACAGGTATCATGGACTATGGTTCACTCATTTATGTTGCCCTGCAGCGTAGTAAGACAGCCCGTGAGGCTATCAAAGTGATGACAACCATCGCCAATACTTACGGCTATAATTCAGAAGGCGAGACCTTTACCATCTGTGATCCGAACGAAGCTTGGATTATGGAGATGATGGGCAAGGGACCAGGTTCTAAGGGCGTGGTTTGGGTAGCTCTCCGTATTCCTGATAATGCAGTTTGTGCACATGCTAACCAGAGTCGCATCGGCAAGTTCAATATGAAGGACAAGAAAAACGTGATGTATGCCAAGGATGTCGTTTCTTTTGCTCGCAGTAAGGGATGGTATCAGGGCAAGGATGCTGATTTCTCATGGAAAATGGCATATGCTAAGCCTGATTTCTCAGGACGTCGTTTCTGCGATGCTCGTGCTTGGGCTCTTTTGAATCATTTCTATGATATGAGTCCTTATCTTGATTGGGCTTTGGGCAAGGATCCTAATGCGAAGGATATGCCTCTCTGGGTGGTTCCAAACAAGAAGGTGAGTGTTGCTGATGTTGAGGCTTGCATGCGTGACCATTATGAGGGTACACCTCTTTCTGTTGCTGATGGCACTGATATCGGGGGTGGTATCTGGCAGATGCCTTACAGGCCAACTCCATTGATGTTTAAGGTGGATGGAAAGCAGTGCTTCAACGAACGACCGGTCAGCACCCAGCAGAGTGGTTTTGTTTTTGTTAGCCAGATGCGTTCATGGATGCCTAGAGAGATTGGCGGTGTTCTTTGGTTTGGTAATGATGATGCCAATATGGTAGCGTTCACACCAATCTACTGTTCTTCTACAGTTCGTCCTGAGTGTTATAACACACCGGGAGCAGATGCAGTGAATTTCAGTTTCAAGAATGCTTACTGGGTGTGCAATATGACCAGCAATATGGTTTATCCTCGTTACAGCCAGATGTTCCCAACTTTGAAGGAGGTTCGTGATAGTCTGGATAACAGCTATTTTGCTGCACAACCAGGTGTTGAGGCTAAGGCTCAGGAACTGTATGCACAGGATCCACAGGCTGCTGTCAAGTATCTCAATGATTATGGTATTGAGAAGGCACAGCAGATGTTGGCGCGTTGGCAACAGCTCTTCCAGTTTATGGTAGTGAAGTATAATGACATGATTATCAAGCCAACCAAAAAAGATGGCAGTTTCGAGAAGACTCCTTATGGATTAGGTGCAACCCCAGTTCGTCCTGGGTATCCTGAGAAATATGCCAAGGAACTTATTAAGCAAACAGGAGACAAGTTCCTGGTTCCTGAAACAAAGTAACAATATTTATCATCACATAAAGAAAGCCGATTCAAGTATATTACTATACAAGAATCGGCTTTCCTGTTTTCTTGACTTACAATACTAAATAGTATTATAATTTTTAAAGTTACGTCTTTTAAAATCTATTACTTGAAGTATCTCTTGTAGAGACCTGCAAAACCTGCACAGTGGCGGGCTTCATCCTTAGCCATCTCATGAACGGTATCGTGGATAGCATCTGAACCCTGCTCCTTAGCAAGCTTGGCAATGCGGAACTTATCCTCACAAGCACCCTTCTCTGCTGCAATACGAGCCTCGAGATTGCTCTTGGTATCACCCAAAACCTCACCGAGAAGTTCTGCAAAACGAGAAGCGTGATCAGCCTCCTCATAGGCATAACGTTTGTAAGCCTCTGCAATTTCAGGATAGCCTTCACGATCTGCCTGGCGTGCCATAGCAAGATACATACCTACCTCGCCACACTCACCATTGAAATGGTCCTTCAAACCCTTGATAACGTCTTCATTAACGCTATCCTTAAATGCCTGACCGAGAACGTGAACGGTAGCAAATGTCATATCGTCATCAACTGCATCTTCCATCTCTTTGAACTTGCTGGCTGGAGCCTTGCAGATAGGGCACTTCTCAGGTGCTTCTGTACCTTCGTAAATGTAACCGCAAACGGTGCAAATAAACTTTTTCTTCATAATGCTTTTGTTTTAAATGTTGTTGTATAATTATTGTCTTTTGAATTAGTGAACAGTCTCTGTGAGAGGTGACTTTACGCTTTTTTTAGCGCATTCTGTACAGATT
This window encodes:
- the nadC gene encoding carboxylating nicotinate-nucleotide diphosphorylase, encoding MLSVDQLEDKLIDLAFAEDIGDGDHTTLCCIPEDAMGKSHLLIKEDGVLAGVEMAKKVFARFDPTMKVEVLLQDGTHVKKGDIAMIVEGKTRSLLQTERLMLNIMQRMSGIATMTAKYVKRLEGTKTHILDTRKTTPGLRMLEKQAVKIGGGMNHRIGLFDMILLKDNHIDFAGGIDNAIDRCHAYLKEKGLDLKIEIEVRSFDELDQVLKHGGVNRIMLDNFSVPDTKKAVDIIAGKYETESSGGITYDTIRDYAEQGVDFISVGALTHSVKGLDMSFKACE
- a CDS encoding dipeptidase, whose product is MAVAMLGSVSEAEACTNFIVGKKASVDGSVMCSYSADDYGMFQNLCHFPAGKHAKGEMRKIYDWDTNKYHGEIPEAAETYNVIGNINEWQVTIGETTYGGREEMADSTGIMDYGSLIYVALQRSKTAREAIKVMTTIANTYGYNSEGETFTICDPNEAWIMEMMGKGPGSKGVVWVALRIPDNAVCAHANQSRIGKFNMKDKKNVMYAKDVVSFARSKGWYQGKDADFSWKMAYAKPDFSGRRFCDARAWALLNHFYDMSPYLDWALGKDPNAKDMPLWVVPNKKVSVADVEACMRDHYEGTPLSVADGTDIGGGIWQMPYRPTPLMFKVDGKQCFNERPVSTQQSGFVFVSQMRSWMPREIGGVLWFGNDDANMVAFTPIYCSSTVRPECYNTPGADAVNFSFKNAYWVCNMTSNMVYPRYSQMFPTLKEVRDSLDNSYFAAQPGVEAKAQELYAQDPQAAVKYLNDYGIEKAQQMLARWQQLFQFMVVKYNDMIIKPTKKDGSFEKTPYGLGATPVRPGYPEKYAKELIKQTGDKFLVPETK
- a CDS encoding NADH peroxidase gives rise to the protein MKKKFICTVCGYIYEGTEAPEKCPICKAPASKFKEMEDAVDDDMTFATVHVLGQAFKDSVNEDVIKGLKDHFNGECGEVGMYLAMARQADREGYPEIAEAYKRYAYEEADHASRFAELLGEVLGDTKSNLEARIAAEKGACEDKFRIAKLAKEQGSDAIHDTVHEMAKDEARHCAGFAGLYKRYFK